In Etheostoma cragini isolate CJK2018 chromosome 9, CSU_Ecrag_1.0, whole genome shotgun sequence, the following are encoded in one genomic region:
- the eef1db gene encoding eukaryotic translation elongation factor 1 delta b (guanine nucleotide exchange protein) isoform X1, with amino-acid sequence MMSKKIPQCSALDQFEHDQPPGHCQVDRSANAALGFRDKAESGHRNGETASSSPESGSLNGDGKRSGKSRRRRKRRSSNPESCSEGKVDCKTKNDEKPDKKTRQPSSDLRAGLIGLQSECASVWFDRRIYEQAESLYQCWLASSSNGSTKSKRSPPAPGNLSNIPSTAVASSSGQVCHHGGQVACHHVVQSVWVNKTTFDQAECRYVEESMQPPIPNSLNLPSPPNRSIAPRTPDEGYQSLAPTPATPVNQQAAVTPTNRQSINGLPRIPVELLRDVWLEKPLYDRAEAAFYQNLYGNNSSKRPSCASTSRSSDHPQSLVEEEEEEDEEVVVEEKRVVLQGKAEIFHALLPIQEEDEPAEVSEKEVSGAGVVFFLHPDSERVWLDKWRYDAAESRFHGYNGSEAVVVKKGRRPEAASVASTAPLRDNTMSSVDFLSQEKIWFDKPRYDEAERRFYERTNASSQPAQDDGANSILQDIARARENIQKSLAGLKTTLCNRGSGQPSLSQQSQLSSSTAADQGEIICRIQSLELENHSLHRVVDDLRAALSKLECRVSVLEKSPAAVTPVTTPSVPYTNGTTVQQKTSAPVKDEEEDDDDDIDLFGSDDDEEAEKLKEQRLKEYAEKKAKKPGIIAKSSILLDVKPWDDETDMVKLEECVRSVQADGLLWGTSKLVPVGYGIKKLQIACVVEDDKVGTDMLEEEITKFEDFIQSVDVAAFNKI; translated from the exons ATGATGTCAAAGAAGATTCCCCAGTGCTCCGCGCTGGATCAGTTTGAGCATGATCAGCCTCCCGGCCATTGTCAGGTTGACCGGTCCGCAAATGCAGCACTGGGGTTCAGGGACAAAGCTGAATCAGGTCATAGAAACGGAGAGACGGCGTCGTCTTCCCCAGAGAGCGGCAGCCTGAACGGAGATGGAAAGCGCAGCGGGAAAAGCCGCCGCCGCCGCAAGAGACGTTCATCCAATCCGGAGAGTTGCTCTGAGGGGAAGGTTGACTGTAAGACCAAGAATGATGAAAAGCCAGACAAAAAGACCAGGCAGCCATCATCTGACCTCCGCGCTGGGCTTATTGGCCTGCAGTCCGAGTGTGCTAGTGTTTGGTTCGACCGCAGAATCTACGAACAAGCCGAGAGCCTCTACCAGTGCTGGTTGGCGAGCTCCTCTAATGGGTCCACCAAGTCAAAGCGGTCGCCTCCAGCCCCAGGGAATCTCTCAAACATTCCATCCACTGCCGTTGCATCTTCCTCAGGACAGGTGTGCCACCATGGCGGTCAGGTGGCCTGCCACCATGTTGTCCAGTCCGTGTGGGTGAATAAGACGACCTTTGACCAAGCAGAGTGCCGCTATGTTGAAGAATCCATGCAGCCGCCTATTCCAAACTCTCTGAACCTCCCATCGCCACCTAACCGCTCCATTGCACCCAGAACACCTGATGAAGGATATCAGTCTCTAGCCCCAACACCTGCAACCCCTGTCAACCAACAAGCAGCTGTCACACCAACCAATCGACAATCGATTAACGGACTGCCCCGCATCCCTGTGGAGCTGCTAAGAGACGTGTGGCTGGAGAAGCCGCTGTATGACCGCGCTGAAGCAGCCTTCTACCAGAATCTGTACGGTAACAATTCCTCCAAACGCCCCAGCTGCGCCTCCACTTCCAGAAGTAGCGACCACCCTCAAAGCCTTgtagaagaggaggaagaagaagacgagGAAGTGGTGGTGGAGGAAAAGCGGGTGGTCCTGCAGGGTAAAGCAGAAATCTTCCACGCTCTGCTCCCTATTCAGGAGGAAGATGAGCCAGCTGAGGTCTCAGAAAAAGAAGTTTCGGGGGCTGGAGTCGTCTTCTTCCTTCACCCTGACAGCGAGCGAGTGTGGCTGGACAAGTGGCGGTATGATGCTGCAGAGAGCCGTTTCCATGGATACAATGGAAGTGAAGCTGTGGTGGTGAAGAAGGGTCGGAGGCCAGAAGCAGCATCAGTTGCCTCCACCGCCCCACTGAGGGACAA CACCATGAGTTCGGTAGACTTTCTGTCCCAGGAGAAGATCTGGTTTGACAAACCTCGCTATGATGAGGCAGAAAGACGCTTCTACGAGCGCACAAACGCCTCCTCCCAACCAGCACAG GATGATGGCGCTAACAGCATTCTGCAAGACATTGCACGGGCCCGggaaaacatccagaaatctcTAGCAGGA CTGAAGACAACACTGTGTAACAGAGGGTCTGGTCAACCTTCCTTGAGCCAACAGTCCCAGCTT AGCAGCAGCACTGCAGCTGATCAAGGAGAAATCATCTGTCGCATCCAGAGCCTGGAGCTGGAGAATCACAGCTTACACAGGG TGGTGGATGACTTGAGGGCTGCACTTTCCAAACTGGAATGTCGAGTATCCGTTCTGGAGAAGTCTCCTGCAGCTGTGACCCCTGTTACCACTCCTTCAGTACCCTACACTAAT GGCACTACTGTCCAGCAGAAGACCAGCGCTCCGGttaaagatgaagaggaagacgatgatgatgatattgACCTGTTTGGTAGTGATGATGACGAAGAGGCAGAGAAACTCAAAGAGCAGAGGTTGAAGGAGTATGCAGAGAAGAAGGCCAAGAAGCCCGGCATCATCGCCAAGTCTTCCATCTTATTGGATGTCAAACCC TGGGACGATGAAACTGACATGGTGAAGCTGGAGGAGTGTGTTCGCTCTGTGCAGGCGGACGGCCTCTTATGGGGCACATCAAAACTGGTTCCTGTCGGTTACGGCATCAAAAAGCTCCAGATTGCATGTGTTGTGGAGGACGACAAGGTGGGAACAGACATGTTGGAGGAAGAGATCACCAAGTTTGAGGACTTT aTCCAGAGTGTTGACGTAGCAGCTTTCAACAAAATCTAA
- the eef1db gene encoding eukaryotic translation elongation factor 1 delta b (guanine nucleotide exchange protein) isoform X2, translating into MMSKKIPQCSALDQFEHDQPPGHCQVDRSANAALGFRDKAESGHRNGETASSSPESGSLNGDGKRSGKSRRRRKRRSSNPESCSEGKVDCKTKNDEKPDKKTRQPSSDLRAGLIGLQSECASVWFDRRIYEQAESLYQCWLASSSNGSTKSKRSPPAPGNLSNIPSTAVASSSGQVCHHGGQVACHHVVQSVWVNKTTFDQAECRYVEESMQPPIPNSLNLPSPPNRSIAPRTPDEGYQSLAPTPATPVNQQAAVTPTNRQSINGLPRIPVELLRDVWLEKPLYDRAEAAFYQNLYGNNSSKRPSCASTSRSSDHPQSLVEEEEEEDEEVVVEEKRVVLQGKAEIFHALLPIQEEDEPAEVSEKEVSGAGVVFFLHPDSERVWLDKWRYDAAESRFHGYNGSEAVVVKKGRRPEAASVASTAPLRDNTMSSVDFLSQEKIWFDKPRYDEAERRFYERTNASSQPAQDDGANSILQDIARARENIQKSLAGSSSTAADQGEIICRIQSLELENHSLHRVVDDLRAALSKLECRVSVLEKSPAAVTPVTTPSVPYTNGTTVQQKTSAPVKDEEEDDDDDIDLFGSDDDEEAEKLKEQRLKEYAEKKAKKPGIIAKSSILLDVKPWDDETDMVKLEECVRSVQADGLLWGTSKLVPVGYGIKKLQIACVVEDDKVGTDMLEEEITKFEDFIQSVDVAAFNKI; encoded by the exons ATGATGTCAAAGAAGATTCCCCAGTGCTCCGCGCTGGATCAGTTTGAGCATGATCAGCCTCCCGGCCATTGTCAGGTTGACCGGTCCGCAAATGCAGCACTGGGGTTCAGGGACAAAGCTGAATCAGGTCATAGAAACGGAGAGACGGCGTCGTCTTCCCCAGAGAGCGGCAGCCTGAACGGAGATGGAAAGCGCAGCGGGAAAAGCCGCCGCCGCCGCAAGAGACGTTCATCCAATCCGGAGAGTTGCTCTGAGGGGAAGGTTGACTGTAAGACCAAGAATGATGAAAAGCCAGACAAAAAGACCAGGCAGCCATCATCTGACCTCCGCGCTGGGCTTATTGGCCTGCAGTCCGAGTGTGCTAGTGTTTGGTTCGACCGCAGAATCTACGAACAAGCCGAGAGCCTCTACCAGTGCTGGTTGGCGAGCTCCTCTAATGGGTCCACCAAGTCAAAGCGGTCGCCTCCAGCCCCAGGGAATCTCTCAAACATTCCATCCACTGCCGTTGCATCTTCCTCAGGACAGGTGTGCCACCATGGCGGTCAGGTGGCCTGCCACCATGTTGTCCAGTCCGTGTGGGTGAATAAGACGACCTTTGACCAAGCAGAGTGCCGCTATGTTGAAGAATCCATGCAGCCGCCTATTCCAAACTCTCTGAACCTCCCATCGCCACCTAACCGCTCCATTGCACCCAGAACACCTGATGAAGGATATCAGTCTCTAGCCCCAACACCTGCAACCCCTGTCAACCAACAAGCAGCTGTCACACCAACCAATCGACAATCGATTAACGGACTGCCCCGCATCCCTGTGGAGCTGCTAAGAGACGTGTGGCTGGAGAAGCCGCTGTATGACCGCGCTGAAGCAGCCTTCTACCAGAATCTGTACGGTAACAATTCCTCCAAACGCCCCAGCTGCGCCTCCACTTCCAGAAGTAGCGACCACCCTCAAAGCCTTgtagaagaggaggaagaagaagacgagGAAGTGGTGGTGGAGGAAAAGCGGGTGGTCCTGCAGGGTAAAGCAGAAATCTTCCACGCTCTGCTCCCTATTCAGGAGGAAGATGAGCCAGCTGAGGTCTCAGAAAAAGAAGTTTCGGGGGCTGGAGTCGTCTTCTTCCTTCACCCTGACAGCGAGCGAGTGTGGCTGGACAAGTGGCGGTATGATGCTGCAGAGAGCCGTTTCCATGGATACAATGGAAGTGAAGCTGTGGTGGTGAAGAAGGGTCGGAGGCCAGAAGCAGCATCAGTTGCCTCCACCGCCCCACTGAGGGACAA CACCATGAGTTCGGTAGACTTTCTGTCCCAGGAGAAGATCTGGTTTGACAAACCTCGCTATGATGAGGCAGAAAGACGCTTCTACGAGCGCACAAACGCCTCCTCCCAACCAGCACAG GATGATGGCGCTAACAGCATTCTGCAAGACATTGCACGGGCCCGggaaaacatccagaaatctcTAGCAGGA AGCAGCAGCACTGCAGCTGATCAAGGAGAAATCATCTGTCGCATCCAGAGCCTGGAGCTGGAGAATCACAGCTTACACAGGG TGGTGGATGACTTGAGGGCTGCACTTTCCAAACTGGAATGTCGAGTATCCGTTCTGGAGAAGTCTCCTGCAGCTGTGACCCCTGTTACCACTCCTTCAGTACCCTACACTAAT GGCACTACTGTCCAGCAGAAGACCAGCGCTCCGGttaaagatgaagaggaagacgatgatgatgatattgACCTGTTTGGTAGTGATGATGACGAAGAGGCAGAGAAACTCAAAGAGCAGAGGTTGAAGGAGTATGCAGAGAAGAAGGCCAAGAAGCCCGGCATCATCGCCAAGTCTTCCATCTTATTGGATGTCAAACCC TGGGACGATGAAACTGACATGGTGAAGCTGGAGGAGTGTGTTCGCTCTGTGCAGGCGGACGGCCTCTTATGGGGCACATCAAAACTGGTTCCTGTCGGTTACGGCATCAAAAAGCTCCAGATTGCATGTGTTGTGGAGGACGACAAGGTGGGAACAGACATGTTGGAGGAAGAGATCACCAAGTTTGAGGACTTT aTCCAGAGTGTTGACGTAGCAGCTTTCAACAAAATCTAA
- the eef1db gene encoding eukaryotic translation elongation factor 1 delta b (guanine nucleotide exchange protein) isoform X3 has product MSSVDFLSQEKIWFDKPRYDEAERRFYERTNASSQPAQDDGANSILQDIARARENIQKSLAGLKTTLCNRGSGQPSLSQQSQLSSSTAADQGEIICRIQSLELENHSLHRVVDDLRAALSKLECRVSVLEKSPAAVTPVTTPSVPYTNGTTVQQKTSAPVKDEEEDDDDDIDLFGSDDDEEAEKLKEQRLKEYAEKKAKKPGIIAKSSILLDVKPWDDETDMVKLEECVRSVQADGLLWGTSKLVPVGYGIKKLQIACVVEDDKVGTDMLEEEITKFEDFIQSVDVAAFNKI; this is encoded by the exons ATGAGTTCGGTAGACTTTCTGTCCCAGGAGAAGATCTGGTTTGACAAACCTCGCTATGATGAGGCAGAAAGACGCTTCTACGAGCGCACAAACGCCTCCTCCCAACCAGCACAG GATGATGGCGCTAACAGCATTCTGCAAGACATTGCACGGGCCCGggaaaacatccagaaatctcTAGCAGGA CTGAAGACAACACTGTGTAACAGAGGGTCTGGTCAACCTTCCTTGAGCCAACAGTCCCAGCTT AGCAGCAGCACTGCAGCTGATCAAGGAGAAATCATCTGTCGCATCCAGAGCCTGGAGCTGGAGAATCACAGCTTACACAGGG TGGTGGATGACTTGAGGGCTGCACTTTCCAAACTGGAATGTCGAGTATCCGTTCTGGAGAAGTCTCCTGCAGCTGTGACCCCTGTTACCACTCCTTCAGTACCCTACACTAAT GGCACTACTGTCCAGCAGAAGACCAGCGCTCCGGttaaagatgaagaggaagacgatgatgatgatattgACCTGTTTGGTAGTGATGATGACGAAGAGGCAGAGAAACTCAAAGAGCAGAGGTTGAAGGAGTATGCAGAGAAGAAGGCCAAGAAGCCCGGCATCATCGCCAAGTCTTCCATCTTATTGGATGTCAAACCC TGGGACGATGAAACTGACATGGTGAAGCTGGAGGAGTGTGTTCGCTCTGTGCAGGCGGACGGCCTCTTATGGGGCACATCAAAACTGGTTCCTGTCGGTTACGGCATCAAAAAGCTCCAGATTGCATGTGTTGTGGAGGACGACAAGGTGGGAACAGACATGTTGGAGGAAGAGATCACCAAGTTTGAGGACTTT aTCCAGAGTGTTGACGTAGCAGCTTTCAACAAAATCTAA
- the eef1db gene encoding eukaryotic translation elongation factor 1 delta b (guanine nucleotide exchange protein) isoform X4 translates to MSSVDFLSQEKIWFDKPRYDEAERRFYERTNASSQPAQDDGANSILQDIARARENIQKSLAGSSSTAADQGEIICRIQSLELENHSLHRVVDDLRAALSKLECRVSVLEKSPAAVTPVTTPSVPYTNGTTVQQKTSAPVKDEEEDDDDDIDLFGSDDDEEAEKLKEQRLKEYAEKKAKKPGIIAKSSILLDVKPWDDETDMVKLEECVRSVQADGLLWGTSKLVPVGYGIKKLQIACVVEDDKVGTDMLEEEITKFEDFIQSVDVAAFNKI, encoded by the exons ATGAGTTCGGTAGACTTTCTGTCCCAGGAGAAGATCTGGTTTGACAAACCTCGCTATGATGAGGCAGAAAGACGCTTCTACGAGCGCACAAACGCCTCCTCCCAACCAGCACAG GATGATGGCGCTAACAGCATTCTGCAAGACATTGCACGGGCCCGggaaaacatccagaaatctcTAGCAGGA AGCAGCAGCACTGCAGCTGATCAAGGAGAAATCATCTGTCGCATCCAGAGCCTGGAGCTGGAGAATCACAGCTTACACAGGG TGGTGGATGACTTGAGGGCTGCACTTTCCAAACTGGAATGTCGAGTATCCGTTCTGGAGAAGTCTCCTGCAGCTGTGACCCCTGTTACCACTCCTTCAGTACCCTACACTAAT GGCACTACTGTCCAGCAGAAGACCAGCGCTCCGGttaaagatgaagaggaagacgatgatgatgatattgACCTGTTTGGTAGTGATGATGACGAAGAGGCAGAGAAACTCAAAGAGCAGAGGTTGAAGGAGTATGCAGAGAAGAAGGCCAAGAAGCCCGGCATCATCGCCAAGTCTTCCATCTTATTGGATGTCAAACCC TGGGACGATGAAACTGACATGGTGAAGCTGGAGGAGTGTGTTCGCTCTGTGCAGGCGGACGGCCTCTTATGGGGCACATCAAAACTGGTTCCTGTCGGTTACGGCATCAAAAAGCTCCAGATTGCATGTGTTGTGGAGGACGACAAGGTGGGAACAGACATGTTGGAGGAAGAGATCACCAAGTTTGAGGACTTT aTCCAGAGTGTTGACGTAGCAGCTTTCAACAAAATCTAA